From a single Endozoicomonas euniceicola genomic region:
- a CDS encoding phage terminase large subunit family protein — MNKRSSTTHEFNHVLLDVLSCNLKRVKPPPELLPNEWAEQFVQIPAGNAKPGPVRFANAPFQVEPMNMVVNPDCYRITLMWGAQTGKSQVQLMAMGFCIDHAPQSQMMMQPSEGDLQTWLNAKFDPMVESTTTIKEKMAKPRSREGVNNQKMKSYPGGFLMFAWSGSPKTMRGRSAPKIFCDEVDGYEVTAEGNPVSLLWQRAATFGDQRLLFETSTPTVKRASFIETSFEAGDQRRFYVPCPHCKEKQTLEWSGVDWDKERNDKGETIEHYPETARYICKTCGAIWNDAERFAAIRNGEWIGAKPFKGHASYHLSELYSMFRRLRDIVISFLEKNAANDLQTFMNVSLAETWEEGGERVDHHVLMKRLEQYLAEIPAGVVAITAGVDVQRDRLELELVGWGMGYESWSLDYQVFYGDPTLPETNPDSCWYELNRYREQVWQHEHGHQMKLLAVCIDSSDQTDHVYNYCKGKAGRRVFPIKGVSGWGRPVVASPNRKRNGRKNVRPVDLFPVGVDEAKSIVMRRLGIKEPGPGYCHFPDDRDQEYFEQLTAEKLITRYRKGFPHREWHKTRERNEALDCRVYALAALQLMNVNLDKLARRMEAEKQEQEQEPEEQPATEPKPEKPPEEKKRRRIRVRSTRKRFR, encoded by the coding sequence GTGAACAAGAGATCATCGACAACACATGAGTTCAATCATGTTCTGCTGGATGTTCTCAGCTGTAACCTGAAGCGGGTAAAACCTCCACCCGAACTATTACCCAACGAATGGGCAGAGCAGTTTGTCCAGATCCCCGCCGGTAATGCCAAGCCCGGCCCTGTACGTTTTGCCAATGCGCCTTTTCAGGTTGAACCCATGAACATGGTCGTTAATCCGGACTGTTACCGGATAACGTTAATGTGGGGCGCACAAACCGGCAAGTCTCAGGTTCAACTCATGGCGATGGGATTCTGTATTGACCACGCCCCACAAAGCCAGATGATGATGCAGCCCAGTGAGGGCGATTTACAGACCTGGCTGAATGCCAAGTTTGACCCCATGGTGGAAAGCACCACAACGATTAAAGAGAAAATGGCCAAGCCACGCAGCCGTGAGGGCGTGAATAACCAGAAGATGAAATCCTACCCTGGCGGCTTTCTGATGTTCGCCTGGAGTGGTTCACCCAAAACCATGCGGGGACGATCCGCACCGAAAATATTCTGTGATGAGGTGGACGGCTACGAAGTCACCGCCGAAGGTAATCCGGTTTCACTCCTCTGGCAACGGGCTGCCACCTTTGGTGACCAGCGTCTTCTGTTTGAAACCTCAACACCCACGGTCAAGCGGGCATCGTTTATAGAAACCAGTTTTGAAGCCGGTGACCAGCGGCGGTTTTATGTGCCGTGTCCCCACTGCAAAGAGAAACAGACACTGGAATGGTCAGGCGTTGACTGGGACAAGGAGCGCAACGACAAGGGCGAAACCATCGAGCATTACCCGGAAACTGCCCGCTATATCTGCAAAACCTGCGGCGCTATCTGGAACGACGCGGAACGCTTTGCCGCTATCCGTAATGGTGAATGGATTGGTGCCAAGCCATTTAAAGGTCATGCCAGTTACCACCTGTCAGAGTTATACAGCATGTTCCGCCGGTTGCGGGATATTGTTATTTCGTTTCTGGAGAAGAATGCCGCCAACGACCTGCAGACGTTTATGAATGTGTCACTGGCGGAGACCTGGGAAGAAGGCGGCGAGCGGGTAGACCACCATGTTCTGATGAAGCGGCTGGAACAATATCTGGCAGAAATCCCCGCCGGTGTGGTGGCTATTACGGCAGGTGTCGATGTTCAGCGAGACCGTTTAGAGCTGGAGCTGGTGGGCTGGGGTATGGGTTATGAATCCTGGTCACTGGATTATCAGGTGTTTTACGGTGATCCGACATTGCCGGAAACGAACCCGGACAGCTGTTGGTACGAGCTGAACCGATACCGTGAACAGGTCTGGCAACATGAACACGGTCACCAGATGAAACTGCTGGCGGTCTGCATCGACTCATCAGACCAGACAGACCATGTTTATAACTATTGTAAGGGCAAGGCAGGCCGCCGGGTCTTCCCGATTAAAGGTGTAAGCGGCTGGGGTCGTCCTGTGGTGGCCAGTCCGAACCGTAAGCGCAATGGTCGGAAGAATGTCCGGCCTGTGGACCTGTTCCCTGTGGGTGTTGATGAGGCAAAAAGTATTGTCATGCGTCGACTGGGTATTAAAGAGCCGGGCCCGGGCTATTGCCATTTTCCAGACGACAGGGATCAGGAATATTTTGAACAACTAACCGCCGAGAAACTAATCACCCGCTACCGGAAAGGCTTCCCTCACCGTGAATGGCACAAAACCAGAGAACGAAATGAAGCACTGGACTGTCGTGTATACGCACTGGCCGCACTGCAACTGATGAATGTCAATCTGGATAAACTCGCCCGACGCATGGAGGCAGAGAAACAAGAGCAGGAACAGGAACCTGAAGAACAGCCAGCCACTGAACCCAAACCGGAAAAGCCCCCGGAGGAAAAGAAGCGCCGGAGGATTAGAGTCAGGAGTACCCGCAAACGATTCCGGTAA
- a CDS encoding terminase small subunit, with translation MSIVNQKELADIIGKSTRQIQRMTKDGIPIHSSSSKQTHYDSTLVIQWLIDREIQKLTKEGDYDSEEERARLLHHQANLAELKEEEERNRLVPADQVDRLWGSLLLTFRTRMLQVPKSVVTRIIGETDEQKVVAELTDEIKQGLEVLSSSEQEIIDNT, from the coding sequence ATGTCAATTGTTAATCAAAAAGAACTGGCTGACATCATCGGTAAGAGTACCCGACAGATTCAAAGAATGACCAAAGACGGGATACCGATTCATTCCAGCTCAAGCAAACAGACTCACTATGATTCGACCCTGGTTATCCAGTGGTTAATTGACAGAGAGATTCAGAAGCTGACCAAAGAAGGTGATTACGATTCGGAGGAAGAACGGGCAAGGTTGTTACACCATCAGGCCAACCTTGCGGAACTGAAGGAAGAGGAAGAAAGGAATCGTCTGGTACCTGCTGATCAGGTGGATAGACTCTGGGGCAGTCTGTTGCTGACGTTCAGAACCCGGATGCTTCAGGTACCAAAGTCAGTGGTGACCAGAATCATCGGTGAGACTGACGAACAGAAGGTTGTCGCGGAGCTGACCGACGAAATCAAACAGGGACTTGAGGTGCTGAGCAGCAGTGAACAAGAGATCATCGACAACACATGA
- a CDS encoding YcbK family protein — MSDSPWKNFTYAELACKCGHCDSQSGRHIDPALMDKVQQLRDRCGPLKVSSAYRCPNHPSERNKPRPGTHAKGLAIDIQCSGVQAFALLKTAIGMGFTGIGVSQKGDHGSRFIHLDISTTGNRPWLWSY; from the coding sequence ATGAGCGATTCCCCCTGGAAGAATTTCACCTATGCCGAACTGGCCTGCAAGTGTGGTCATTGTGATAGCCAGTCAGGTCGCCACATTGATCCAGCCTTGATGGATAAAGTTCAGCAACTGCGTGATCGCTGTGGGCCTCTGAAGGTGTCCTCTGCCTACCGCTGCCCAAACCACCCAAGTGAGCGCAACAAGCCCCGGCCTGGCACCCACGCTAAAGGTCTGGCGATTGATATCCAGTGTTCCGGAGTTCAAGCCTTCGCACTTCTCAAAACAGCGATTGGAATGGGCTTTACGGGCATAGGTGTTAGCCAGAAAGGCGACCATGGCAGTCGGTTTATTCACCTCGATATTTCAACAACGGGTAATCGCCCATGGCTATGGAGCTATTAA
- a CDS encoding phage holin family protein: MNKKPEKSGWNHFGRNKKKAQSMDEMNNEWSPKVLTVCIAVGAAVVRLIMDARHITFLAVLRAVFVAAFVAYLVGEGLAEVDLSSGTKNAIVGVASLLSRELVEGLIQLADQWQRNPKAFIDSIRKGGK; encoded by the coding sequence ATGAACAAAAAGCCGGAAAAATCCGGATGGAACCATTTCGGACGTAACAAAAAAAAGGCGCAGTCCATGGATGAGATGAACAACGAATGGAGCCCCAAGGTGTTAACGGTCTGTATTGCAGTAGGGGCTGCTGTGGTCAGGTTGATTATGGATGCCCGGCATATCACCTTTCTGGCGGTATTGCGGGCGGTGTTTGTCGCGGCGTTTGTCGCTTACCTGGTGGGTGAAGGACTGGCAGAGGTTGACCTGTCCAGCGGCACAAAGAATGCCATTGTCGGTGTTGCCAGTCTGCTCAGTCGGGAGCTGGTGGAGGGGTTGATTCAACTGGCGGACCAGTGGCAGCGCAACCCGAAAGCCTTCATTGACTCGATTCGCAAGGGGGGCAAGTGA